The Zingiber officinale cultivar Zhangliang chromosome 2A, Zo_v1.1, whole genome shotgun sequence genomic sequence gttattatggaagtgtgtgctcttaatcctaatataataacaagcacatatttaatatttatttctttaacttatcaaagggtgagatttagcttgataaatcaataaccccgataagttaggaaatgatattacttatagtgtgtgttgttgattatagaaggaaactgtgtactagttatctaggttgagaatgcccccaagaggagctcataaggattgtcatggtaaaccctgcaggtggacttagtccgatatgacaatgaagttgagtggtagtactcttgaagctaaatattaattaagggAGTTgtaagtaacttacttaattagtggacattcattatcttaaacacagggagattaacacactcatgataagaaggagcccataatgtaatttgggattggtgcggtagtgcgataataactctctagtggaatgagttattatcgatgaacttgagttatgtgttcaaggcgaacatgggatactcaagctcatcggaaggccaaaaccaatttctcctctaggtccctgtcgtagcctcattaaagcctcaagttcatccaaatataagcccatcttggtgtccaagaagggggcggctcaatgcttggtgaccaagcaagggtcggccacattatcctcttaaggggtcgaccccttgcttggtgcccaagtaagagggggccgaccacaataattcaaacaaggaggggtgtttttgaatttttaaaatcttctctttgtagaaaactacaagttttaaaagagagattttaaatttaaaaacttttcttatttgaattaggtcacatgttttaaaagaaagtttaaaagttttaaaactttccttttttaaccatcctcgtggtttagaaaaaaaggaagagaagttttaaaatttaaattttctatcaccatgttaaaaaagaaaattttataagagatgttttaaattttaaaacatttttaatttttaaaactttccttttttatctcCTACTTTAGGgaattgaaagagagcttgtaaaattttataagaggatttcttcttgtaaaattttattaaaaaaatatatttccttccttataggggccggccacccttgcttgggcacgggtcgaccaataggattaaatcatcatccaatcaaatatatgattggtgattgattcaatcaagagaaaagaaaaggaaaataaaaagaaaaaaggaaaaactagaggaagattttaatttttgtaaaaaaatttcccttatttgccttgggcaagtattataaaagaaggagtgaggaggcttcatgagacacaattcttattctcttggaggagtctctcttggtgtggtcggccctctctcttctccctttccctttgctctcttctccttggtggtggtggtggccggattttagaggaagaggaagaaagcttttgggtggtgttcatcttggaggatcgtcgctcacactacgtccaaggcgaggcgagaaatacggcaaaagatctcgaggtcattagtttacaaagagaaggtataattagcaattgttttccgcatcatgctagttatttctttttataagaattccaaacacaagaggcattatatctagtatttcgaatttgtgttttctttgttttcgaatttgtgattcgattgttctttttggttaacctagagttatttaaggaaattaaatattaactttccttaaaaggctttgtctaggcggtggtggttgctcccatatccaagaatgtcatgtgcctcgccatgcagtcctggaagccaattttagaaattaatatttaatggaattaataacataggtgaatttgaatcaatagtgttaagttccgcttgcgattcaaatctaaaccattaagaacacataagttaaatttgaaatcaataatgttcagttccatctgtgattcctaatttaacttctaaagaacataaaagattatttaagaaaaggtttaacacttgtataaaaaaaattttatatagtAAAATTGATATGTTTTCTAGGACTATCCAATAAAGTTGACTGTCTATGTGAATaaatctaactcatctaaacTAAACTTTGACTAATAGCTTAATTTAGATATTGACCCGAAGGCCACGTGAATGCTGAGCAAAGACCTCCGAATTAaccattattatttaattttagaacTCGACACCTAATGTCAACTAAATTCTCACTCACATAGATACCGACATGGAGACATGGTGCATATTACAAGTAGTTCAATATCATGAAGTGGGCAGTTGCAATTCTCCGTTGCAATCATTAGAGCATACTTACTGATACAGCCTCACATGAAGACCTGGCTGGAGCTAGCTACACAGACTGATAGATCATGTCGATGTTTTTACCCTCCAAGTCTCCGTCGAGTTTTTGTTCATAATTGGTCTTCCCTGTGATATCAACAGTGGAATCTGATGCAGTGGGTGAACCGAGCGACAGAGGGTCAAGAAGATGAGCAGTTCGAACAGCTAGCTAGATTCTGTTTCCTCTGTCAGCTACGTGCAACTCCCATCAGTGTTTCACTCGAGGTTGAGGCCAAAAGGTGAGCGGAGGTGTCAAAGGGATCATAATTGGTGTTTCCAACTTAGTCAAAGACTCACTGAATGGATCTGTATGTTGGATTTACAGTTGCAGGCTTATTTTAGATAATGTTAAATTATAAATCAGGTAAGGAAGATGCGATAACTTCTTCGTGTGCCATTATTGTTCCGACTTTTGCAGGTATGTTAGGCTGAGGCACATGGGAGGTAGTCGCGTAGATGACAAAAATATATTAATGCCTGTGATAAAAAAACGTATGAATGCCAGCCAAGGTATTGAAAAAAAACACTACATTTACATCTACAGCTCAAGTTTCAGTGAGTGCAAAACGTACGAAACTCCCCAAAACGCTCACTTCATGGCTTCCTGATACTAGTTCTGTAGTTAGAGAAACTGTCATCAAGTTCATGGAGTGTAAAATTTAGCATATTCACCTGAAGATCAGTGTAGAAAAAAATAGAAGTCGCTGTCTTTTATGGGATGCAACGTTGGTTTGGAATGTCTGCATAGTTTGGCCAAAGGAAATGCTCATCCTGCTGCAGGGTTTCGGCCATTAAAGGCGAAGGAAGACTTGCAGAAGACATCGTATCATCTGCAAGGCGCCACGCCACACCTGACGTGACGTGCGGCCCCCTGTTCCAGTGTTCTCTGTCACATGCGCTATTCTGTGTCTCGGTCGCATGGTTAGAGTTATAGATGTTTCATTTTTACCTGAACTGAATTTGGAGTTTCTTGTATCAAGATTAAGGCAATGAGAAGGCACTACTTGAATCTTGAACCACCTCCTATGAACCAACTAATATTATGCTCTTGTTTCATAATTGAATAAACAGGAGTGTGAACACTGTACTGCTGCATGTTCATGGACCTGATGGCGCTAGGCTTTGATCTCCAAATGAACTTTCTCTCAGGCATCCTTTGGATTTGGCTTCTAATGTCGAAACCTTCGCCCGGGGAAGATCGCAAGATTCAGTGATCGAGTCGCGTCTTATATCAGAAGGAGGAATGAAGCACTCCACCGAGAGGCCGGGAACGTTGTAGGCCACTTCCTCGATCGTCCAGTCCTCCTCCATCCTGGTTTTGGTGTGGCTCGCTGCCGTCTCACCGAATTTGTAAAGAGTGGCATTGGAGCGACCGGAATGGGCGACCATTATTCCTTCGACCAGGGAGTAGTCGTGGAGGGAGGAACTAATGGTGGTCTCCCAGTACACTGCGTCGCCTCCGGCGTTGGCTTGGATCCGAGTGAGGTGGGAATCTTCCAAGAGGAGGAGGAACCCAGTTCGCTGACTGAAGTAGCCGAAGAGGACGTGCCTGATGATCTCTACCGGGCCTTCACTTCGGGCTCGCAGGATCTGAGGATCAGCGCAGAGCTTGAGAACAAAGCAATCCTCTCCGTCGACCTTCTTTTCCCCAATGCAGCGCGCGTCGCCAAACATTCTGGCCGTGGTCAATGGATCGAGGCCCTGAACCAACAGAAACTCTAAAATTAGCCATGCCGGATTCATCCCAAAGGAATGAATTTGAAGTGACTGTGGATCGACCTGGAGAGTGCGGCGAAGAGGCCTGACGGGGCCTCTTGCAGCGTGGGCGCCGAGCCATGGCGTATGGCGCCAGACAACCTCGCCATTGGAGCCTGCGTCGAGCTTGCTACCCCCGATCGCTAGCTCGACGAACCACTTATCTGGGGCCATCTGCCAGAGGACGAAGCCCCCCGACTCAACCGTGCGCGACGAGCTGCTTCTGTTCCTGATCAATTTGGTACCGGTCTCCAACTCCGACACCACCATTCGTGCCTTCCCCCTGGCGTAGGAGTTGCGGATGGATCTCTGGAGCTTCAGACCGCCCGAAGCCGCCATGTACTGCTGCAGTATGTATTTGGCGGTTGAAACTTCCTGAAGAGAAAGACCAAGGGGATTGAATCCGTGAACGAACATGAAGTGGCATCGATGTGAAATCTACTAGCTAGATGGATCATGAAATGCATCGACAATAAATTTGGCTATTTCAATTCGACAATGATGAAAAATTGAGTTTAGAACTCTAGAAAATCAAGAGGAAACTTCCATGCTGAATTTAAAGAGTAGCAATTTTACAACGGGAGGCTGATGCAAACCGCGAGATGGAGAAAGAAGATATGACGAATCTTACAACGGGAGTGTCCTTGATGCTGAGGTGAGGCGAACCGTCATTGGTGGTGACGTAGATGGGGGCGAGCGGCGCACCCATGACTCCTAAGAGGAGACGGAGGTCGGAGCAGCGGAACGAGGAGGAGGACGCGTCGGCGGCAGCAGCAGCCGACGAGGAGGTCATCGAGGGGACACGCGAGAGCTGGATCCGCACCCATTGGGTCCACCCTTCCTTCCTCCTGTCCTCGTCGGCGTCTGCGGCGCCGCCGTAGTCGGGACCCTCCATCAAGGGCGCGAGCGTCTCCGGAAAGCTCACGGACCTCACGACCAGAGACGCGGCAGCCGCCTCCTCCTGCGGCGGAAACATCGAAGAGTGGCGGCGGTGACCCTTCTTCCGCCGGGGGAGCAGTACCTGCACCTGCGGACGGTTCATGCGCGAGCTCTTCTCCTCCTCCGGCGGGAGCTCCTCCCCCCTCCGGGCTCCGGTGACAGCTCCGGTTTCCTCTCTGTGGATTTTTAGCAAAAACCTTTAAACTATCCATTTTTATCCGAAAGAAAtcctattttatatttttcattcttaTCATAATAGtcaataaataattattatattattataataactatTAAATAACCATTAtcaaatttttagtatttttgaacgcattaaaataatttaataaatatataaatgcgttgttttaatttcttaaaaaaatattttagctaTATTTACTTTATCAAACGTAATAATATATCAATATTTGTTAGCTCCTATATTTTGCTTCTTCAATGTTTAgcaataattaaaaatcatttatGCAGACAACACTAGACGATCGAATctgtattttgataatgacaaatggattcaaagttaaggttacttgttatcAAATAAATGTGATTAAACTTATAAGAAAGTCTTAAGtgttcttagacaaaagtcctagtagattttaagcaggtggaaaactctaggaggaggtaaccctaggttctagtgGTGATAACCTTAGGTTCTAAGGTGTAACGCCCCAcacttcctgctcaagctgacgagAGTTACTTATCCttttcttcttatcttatcttacttatttacttgttaataatcttttctacttaaaacagcggaagtcttgtttatagtatatttttttttcttgttaaaacttttcttttacttttcaaatcatcatcactaacaacctatcatataaagtcacaaagcatgcttaacataaatttaagtcataatactaataagcatgatgaaatgtcatggagtcatgaaatacgacataagcataattcttattagataaaagcaggtctttctcttttagccgagccactactacacacatccttcttgcccctcctgctgctcccttagtacatccatttattgcctttatctgtggtacaaggaaagtaagctatgagcacacaaggctcagtaagatccttcctactcacaaaaatcgtaaagcatagcatattcataaggcataaagcataaagacaactcatcatatcatgtatagaagcatcatatcgtaacataatcgtaaggtatcatggcatatcctaaagtgcatcctagcataacataacataatcataagtatcatgacatatcataacataatcataaagtgcatcctagcataacataacataatcataagtatcatgacatatcataacataatcataaagtgcatcctagcataacataacataatcataagtatcatggcatatcataacataatcataaagtgcatcctggcatatcataacataatcataagtattatgcaagatgactttcaaaaaaacatgtatcataaaaaATATATGTAACATGTCtgttgaaaacttattacatacatacttaaacataatctcaacatgattagggccccggcttgtaccacatacataaatgcgcgcgtcctatgtaggtccaagatagcaagtctcgaaccctacaaggcatacatactaggcccgtttcttagtccatcgacctaggggcacttaggagcacaTCCCTAATGAGACCCGTTTCTTAATTCATCGACCCCGGGACGcttaaggagcccacccttggtacaagtcatataaagtaaagtagcatgtcgtacatatcatggttcttattatttcatgcacatcatatttcttaacgtatcatatcatacaaaatttgggcacacagctcatcataatagcatgcataatttgggcacacaacacatcataaatacatgcatagtttgggcacacagctcatcataaaagcatacataatttggcacacagctcatcataaatagtatacataatttgggcacacagcacatcataagggttatcaacatgcatagatcatgagcatacataattaaacatagaagcatagcaagctcttatcatatcatgaaaacaTTGCATATGAGACacatgggaatcatatttaggtctctaaccctaatatcatatagtggccgaaacatatagttgtgacttaggttaaaaatcaacatacaagcatgtgaaccctaaaccaatatcgtatcatgtatcacaaggaacatcatgagcatgcttagtttaggttctaggtttcctaagcttagagatcttgtcatggccgaatcttatcaagcattacttTGGGcaaaaagcaacatacaagcatgtgaaccctaaaccaatatcatatcataaatcgtgaggaacatcataagcatgtttagtttaggttctaggtttcctaagcttataaacttgtcatggccgaataccgTCAAGCAttacatttggttaaaaatcaacatacaagcatatgaacactaacccaatatcatatcatatgtcATAAGGAacctcataagcatgtttagtttgggttctaggtttcctaagcttataaacctaCCATGTCTGAAACTTGTTAATCATgggactaggtttcatgtggcataaaagcatgaaaaaccctaaaccaatttcatagcatttattacaaggaacatcataagcatagttaggttgggttcttagtttcctaggcctttaaactagttgtggccgaaagttcataaagcatgaaaagttctaatcaaccctacaagcatgagcatgtcatgttaacttcatatttttgtcttaaggaacatcatgacatgcttagtttttggtttaaagttctcctaggccctaaaacctaccatggtcgaatattcatgagcatggaataaaattctaATCAATATACAAgaatgagcatatcatgttaactacatatcttgtcttaaggaacatcatggcatgcttagtttaggtttaaagttctcctaggccctaaaacctaccatggccaaatattcatgagcatggaataaaattctaatcaatatacaagcatgagcatatcatgttaactacatatcttgtcttaaggaacatcatggcatgcttagtttaggtttaaagttctcctaggccctaaaacctaccatggccgaatattcatgagcatggaataaaattctattcaatatacaagcatgagcatatcatgttaactacctatcttgtcttaaggaacatcatggcatgcttagtttaggtttgaAGTCCTTCTAgaccctaaaacctaccatggccgaatgttcatgagcatgaaataaagttcaaatcaacatacaagcatgagcatatcatgttaactcctTATCTTATCTTAGgtaaaaatcatggcatgcttggtttgagtcttaacttacctatttcctttattcatgcttggccgagagtctagggacatgactctaagttctaaccaaacattctagcatatgaacattagataaatcctctaccataagatacatgttacaagaaacatattgagcatgtcaaatttgggtctttacatttcctaggtccttcttgtcttggccgaaaattccatgaaggtatcctaggttttaggcaaccaaatctcataggaaatacacaagctattgtaccacaggtgaggggaaacttacctcctttcgcttgtgatttttcttaaggaaaaaggtaccctaggtgcaaaggaaggagagagcttcttcttcttgcacttcctttttgtttctcttgcttggaaggggtagatcttgaagacttcttcttgtaaattagttttattggagaggaaccttagcttagcttttggaatgaggagagggagggctcttggtttcggtggagaatgaagaaggagaaggaaggaagaagaatttaattccttgcttttcttctcccaatcctatttattcctatgtaaatgaagcatgtcttcattcattccctcaactcctcttttccctcattcctttaatcccacgaaaatagagagagggagggaagtaggcaatttatcttttgcttgcttcttctcttaaccaagaggaagagaaggtaagcaacttggttttctcttgttcttttacttaatcatcttctctcctttaactaccatttatattctcttttattcacttatcattcattactctagtggttccatccactactttaactctattacttgtgggaggttcaaggttcaatcattGGCCTCACCTCttattattctattttggtttctatttttccttctcttttatttttaaagaaaatactcctagacatagcttagcatttcgtgggtgttacagtaccccatacctcatagaaagttcatcctcgaacttaaaatagcgacatcaggtggcactggactttctactgagtgcatcggccactttgttcgccttccttggatgataaaagatctcgcagtcatagtccttgactagctcgagtcatctacgttgtctcatatttaggtctttctgcgtgaagaaatatttcagactctggtggtctgtataaatcctgcattgggctccatataagtaatgcctccatgtttttagtGCGAAAACCACAACTGCTAGTTCTAAATCATGAAtggggtaattcctttcatgctctttgagttgtctagaggcataggcgatgactttgtcatcttgcatgagtacagctccaagtcctagtagggaagcatcgctatacatatcaaagcctttgttactttccaaaagagtaaggatcggagcactggtcagtctccatttcagttccgtaaaactcttctcgcagtcgtccgtccattcatactttttgtttttcttggtgAGAACCGTCATAGGGGCTGTaattttggagaaatcctctacgaacttcctgtagtagcccgctagtccgagaaaacttctgatttcactggcactctttggcctgttccagttacttatagcttcaatcttgcttggatctaccatgactccatccttggagataacatgacccaagaatattactCGGTCTacccagaactcgcatttggagaactttacatatagttgtttttctcggaggatctgcagtacaatattcagatgttcggcatgttcttcctgggttcttgaatagatgagaatatcgtcaatgaagacgatcacaaatttatcgagatatgaCGCAAATACccaattcatcaaatccatgaacacagcaggggcatttgtcactccgaagggcataactacgaactcatagtgtctgtatcttgttcgaaaggctgtctttggtatatcatcttgtttcactttcacttggtgatagccggaccttaggtcaatcttagagaagatggttgctcccttcaattggtcgaataGGTCGTCGATTCGTGGAAGGGGGTATTTGTTCTTGATTGCATTGTTCAAcgctcgatagtctatacacattcgcatacaCTCAttcttctttttcacaaacaacaccggagctccccatggagagtggctagggcgaataagtcccttgtcgagtaactcccgtagctgttcttgaagttccttcaactcagtcggcgtcatccggtaaggtgctttagagatcggtttcgTACCCGGAACTAATTcgatcgtaaattctatttcccTATTAGGGGttaatcccggtagttcatcgggaaatacttctggatagttgcataccaccctgacctcttctagcttctggcccTCGATTTGacttgtatcaaccacgtgcgctagaaatctAGTACATCCCTTGTCTAACATCCTCTGTGCCTTTATAGATGATAAGAATCCTTCAGTTTCCTTCCCAGATTCCCTAatgaattcaaacatcggttcagcttcaggtcggaagactacttttctcttacggcactcgattgaagcaccgtacttgctcaggaaatccatgcccagtataatgtcataatcccgcatgtcgagtactatcagattgcagtagagttccctgtctgcgattcggataggtacggccCGCAGCATATGATCTGATGGCATAACCTCCTCGGATGGTAGAGTTGTTAAGAACGTGCCATTTAGTGTTTGGGGTGGTATGACTAATTTCTTCATAAATGGTGCTGAGACGAatgagtgtgtcgccccagtatcaaataatactatagcatactgactgaaaataagcagctgacctgtaacgacagtagaggcgctcgccacatcttctttagtaagcgagaaaaccctggcgttcgttgtagttggcggggcttccaatctcccttggctaatcggtgttccttcaatagcagcttgcatctgatgtagttgtgagggggcactcttattctggttattctgctggggtggtgcctgaaaccggttagtgcagtctctggccaaatgtccttcccctccgtaattatagcactttcttgtacccttgtggcatactccggaatgcagctttcgaCAAATAGTGCACTAAGGgtacttcggttgcttattcactgggccaccttttgcattgtcccattgtttcctttttcccgtaggggtccctttccagcttgttttggtacctgaaggtctctgtccttctgttcggacctgattcttattctcgttcatcgctttctgataatgttccgtaatcagggcattgctgaccaattcctctgtagtctggggtctattaattccgccggccacatttagtgctatctcgggtcgaagcatcttcagcatcaatctgaccctttctctttctgtgcgaaccaactctggacatagacgtgccagacggttgaagcgctttactgcttcattcactgataggtcatcttgccgaaactcggtgaactcgttgtAATGTCGGTtcatcacttgcatatggaagaacttttcgaagaactctgtctcgaagtccatccagttcatcaaattaatctgtctctttgccttcactctttcccaccacattcttgcgtctctggaaaagcagaatgatacgcatttgatcttttccgatacgggccagtccagtaattccactatgctttccactgtcttgaaccaggcctgggcgtcccatggctcgcaagtacctgagaagttctccggcttcaaccttagccactgtatcaagtagttctcctgtcggaccactgggacaggggctatcggtggtactggtgcaactactgggatgacgggcactgcattctgatttactggcggggtggcaggattttcttgctgacccatcaaagtcatgatcagctgttgttgctccgtgatctgacgttg encodes the following:
- the LOC122041041 gene encoding uncharacterized protein LOC122041041, with product MNRPQVQVLLPRRKKGHRRHSSMFPPQEEAAAASLVVRSVSFPETLAPLMEGPDYGGAADADEDRRKEGWTQWVRIQLSRVPSMTSSSAAAAADASSSSFRCSDLRLLLGVMGAPLAPIYVTTNDGSPHLSIKDTPVEVSTAKYILQQYMAASGGLKLQRSIRNSYARGKARMVVSELETGTKLIRNRSSSSRTVESGGFVLWQMAPDKWFVELAIGGSKLDAGSNGEVVWRHTPWLGAHAARGPVRPLRRTLQGLDPLTTARMFGDARCIGEKKVDGEDCFVLKLCADPQILRARSEGPVEIIRHVLFGYFSQRTGFLLLLEDSHLTRIQANAGGDAVYWETTISSSLHDYSLVEGIMVAHSGRSNATLYKFGETAASHTKTRMEEDWTIEEVAYNVPGLSVECFIPPSDIRRDSITESCDLPRAKVSTLEAKSKGCLRESSFGDQSLAPSGP